One region of Candidatus Omnitrophota bacterium genomic DNA includes:
- a CDS encoding radical SAM protein codes for MKGKAVIALVIMESDRVLHPLGVLYLGDALKKAGYDVRLFNVFPEGIPSAAREIAAIKPLFVGISTLTGLQTEKSYEITKAIKAIDKSIKIVWGGVHPSMLPEDCLKDEDIDIVSIGEGEELIVDLADSFLRGSALNGVKGIGHKSAGSNIINPARDFISNLDLYEPDWTLIDAEKCISVLPDGRRQIDFITSRGCPHRCAFCYNQKFNKRRWRKHSYEYVIEKLGYLNKKHGVRAIQLHDDNFFVDMPRAFRILEKMQEMDIANTNCMIRLEALNTDILKKLRALGTRRIFVGWESGNDRVLKFINKDLTKDTILKQFELLADFPDIAVTAAGIIGFPTETWEEICETIDLGIKLAEMVPSTVVEYQTFLPYPGSHLYDIAIKSGYKAPENITGYGKFNVYGTDMDLTWLPWANKNTKEIFNRIDKYGKLLTHSKSSSPVRSCAKELFYRLSKARLRSRHFAFPWEIWVLYNFNRYYNPKSPF; via the coding sequence ATGAAAGGTAAAGCCGTAATAGCGCTGGTGATAATGGAAAGCGACAGGGTTTTGCATCCTCTCGGAGTTTTGTATCTCGGAGATGCTTTGAAAAAGGCCGGATACGATGTCCGCCTTTTCAATGTATTTCCCGAAGGCATCCCATCCGCCGCCCGCGAGATAGCCGCTATTAAGCCGCTCTTTGTCGGAATATCGACGTTGACGGGATTGCAGACGGAGAAGAGTTATGAAATAACCAAAGCTATCAAGGCTATCGATAAAAGCATCAAGATAGTGTGGGGAGGCGTTCATCCGAGCATGCTTCCCGAAGATTGCTTAAAAGATGAAGATATCGACATCGTATCCATAGGGGAGGGGGAGGAGCTAATAGTGGATCTCGCCGACTCTTTTCTCCGGGGCTCGGCCCTTAACGGCGTAAAAGGAATAGGGCATAAATCGGCGGGAAGTAATATTATTAATCCCGCGCGGGATTTTATATCGAACCTTGACCTCTATGAGCCGGACTGGACGCTTATTGACGCCGAGAAGTGCATATCCGTCCTACCGGATGGACGCAGACAGATAGATTTTATAACTTCCAGGGGGTGCCCGCACAGGTGCGCCTTCTGTTACAATCAAAAATTCAACAAGAGAAGATGGCGGAAACATTCTTACGAATATGTTATCGAAAAACTGGGTTATCTGAATAAAAAACACGGTGTCCGGGCGATACAACTGCACGATGACAATTTTTTCGTGGATATGCCCCGCGCCTTTCGTATCCTCGAGAAGATGCAGGAGATGGATATCGCGAATACCAATTGCATGATAAGGCTGGAGGCATTGAATACGGACATATTAAAAAAACTGAGAGCACTCGGAACCAGGCGCATATTTGTAGGATGGGAATCCGGCAATGACAGGGTTTTGAAGTTCATAAATAAAGATCTTACCAAAGATACCATATTGAAACAGTTTGAGCTCCTGGCGGATTTCCCGGACATAGCGGTAACGGCCGCGGGTATAATAGGATTCCCTACCGAAACGTGGGAAGAGATATGTGAAACGATCGACCTTGGCATTAAATTGGCCGAGATGGTGCCGAGTACGGTTGTGGAGTATCAGACATTTCTTCCGTATCCTGGATCGCACTTGTACGATATCGCGATAAAGAGCGGTTACAAGGCGCCGGAAAACATCACCGGTTACGGCAAATTTAATGTCTATGGGACAGACATGGATCTCACGTGGCTTCCGTGGGCCAATAAAAACACCAAGGAGATATTTAACAGGATTGACAAATACGGAAAGCTTCTTACGCATTCCAAATCGTCAAGCCCGGTGCGGAGTTGCGCAAAAGAGTTGTTTTACAGGCTAAGCAAAGCCAGACTTCGGAGCAGGCACTTTGCTTTTCCGTGGGAAATATGGGTGCTTTATAATTTTAACAGGTACTACAACCCGAAGAGCCCATTTTAA
- a CDS encoding class I SAM-dependent methyltransferase has translation MKCVTAFSAEMREKIKSIGAKANKSAGDLQPWPNYFDAKAMEFGIVSNFCDIGNARCALEIGCGNGFTSAMLSAVADKVVAFDLPGKAESSHSLGINIARELFARLGINKIDVVGGSAESLPFSDGSFDLVFSAYAIQYVKDKDKALSEIRRVLKPGGRAIMIMPNFTERLFVPVMKLEYIIAEASRRLMGLFRRKRATQYGSSQIASGARRVSAGGILRYIALKPDGCYGSFIEELFRHTPWAWKSLFKKNGFIIKSTFSTEIFPAGVFGILNSSLGKMAAGKAGRLSLKVGAFPVIKNAGYSFGVVAIKP, from the coding sequence ATGAAATGCGTGACCGCTTTCTCCGCTGAAATGAGAGAAAAAATAAAAAGCATAGGCGCTAAGGCCAATAAATCGGCCGGTGATCTTCAGCCGTGGCCGAACTATTTTGATGCCAAGGCCATGGAATTCGGGATAGTCTCCAACTTTTGCGATATAGGTAATGCGCGGTGTGCTCTTGAAATAGGGTGCGGCAATGGCTTTACCTCAGCCATGCTTTCCGCGGTTGCGGACAAAGTAGTTGCGTTCGACCTTCCGGGCAAGGCGGAATCCAGTCATTCCCTCGGGATAAATATTGCGAGGGAGCTTTTTGCGCGGCTTGGAATTAATAAGATCGACGTTGTCGGAGGATCCGCCGAAAGCCTGCCTTTTTCAGATGGTTCCTTCGATCTGGTTTTTTCCGCATACGCGATCCAGTATGTGAAGGATAAAGACAAGGCACTGAGTGAGATCCGCAGGGTTTTGAAACCCGGCGGCAGGGCTATAATGATAATGCCGAATTTTACAGAGCGTCTTTTTGTGCCTGTGATGAAACTCGAATATATAATCGCCGAGGCCTCGCGTAGATTGATGGGACTTTTTCGTAGAAAAAGAGCGACGCAATATGGTTCCAGCCAAATCGCGTCAGGCGCCCGGAGGGTAAGCGCAGGCGGTATATTGCGCTATATAGCGCTAAAGCCGGATGGTTGTTACGGAAGTTTCATTGAAGAGCTTTTTCGCCATACTCCGTGGGCCTGGAAGAGTCTTTTTAAAAAGAACGGTTTTATAATAAAAAGCACCTTTTCTACCGAAATCTTTCCTGCCGGAGTTTTTGGTATATTGAATTCATCGCTTGGTAAGATGGCCGCCGGAAAAGCAGGCCGTCTTAGTTTAAAGGTCGGCGCTTTTCCTGTGATAAAAAATGCTGGATACTCTTTTGGCGTTGTTGCAATAAAACCCTGA
- a CDS encoding radical SAM protein: MDIAAIKEAVNTMLSDYTAGQKLNYLKYLFSSGNEVLGYDPLTISIVATGRCTLGCDMCPTHSRIVPKDYKHIQKNTKDIDLALFTDIVDRFKNALTLQIIGSGEPLLNKDLFRMIDYAAGRSMVVKTFSNGTTISDNIGKILASRLEGITISLNGHNPEEFKRMTGMREDIYKNIYNSVKKLIEERNRTGSRIRVKLSHIIDKYNYKFIPQMIKASLDLGADHVFLCNFLAAPYDGLNAAERVLENSSEVIRQINDMAGKMPYSARRKVTFPSLLDKNAGECACRSHFSQIRFDGDGNVSSCSMMLLNMENQGNYKDKDVWNNDFFKEARRRFLSDDRAALPAPCLWCPDNFGVYPWK, translated from the coding sequence ATGGATATCGCCGCTATTAAAGAAGCTGTAAACACTATGCTGTCGGACTATACCGCCGGCCAGAAGTTGAATTATCTTAAATATCTTTTTTCATCTGGAAACGAGGTGTTGGGATACGATCCGTTGACTATATCGATAGTGGCTACAGGACGCTGTACTTTGGGTTGCGATATGTGCCCGACCCATTCTCGCATCGTGCCCAAAGATTATAAACATATACAGAAAAACACAAAGGATATCGACCTCGCGTTATTTACGGACATAGTTGACCGTTTTAAGAACGCGCTTACGCTACAGATAATAGGATCGGGTGAGCCTCTTTTAAACAAAGATCTTTTCAGGATGATAGATTATGCCGCCGGCAGGTCTATGGTCGTGAAGACGTTTTCTAACGGCACGACGATCAGTGATAATATCGGCAAGATACTTGCTTCACGCCTGGAAGGCATCACCATAAGCCTGAACGGGCATAACCCGGAAGAATTTAAAAGGATGACCGGGATGCGGGAAGATATCTATAAAAATATATATAATTCCGTAAAAAAATTGATCGAAGAGAGAAACCGGACAGGTTCGCGGATCAGAGTCAAGCTGTCGCATATAATCGACAAATATAATTATAAGTTCATCCCCCAGATGATAAAGGCCTCCCTTGATCTTGGGGCGGATCATGTATTTTTATGTAATTTTCTCGCGGCTCCTTACGACGGATTGAATGCCGCCGAAAGAGTATTGGAAAATTCCAGTGAGGTGATACGGCAAATAAACGATATGGCAGGCAAGATGCCTTATAGCGCCCGAAGAAAGGTAACATTCCCATCGCTTCTGGATAAGAACGCCGGGGAGTGCGCATGTCGCTCACATTTTTCTCAGATACGATTTGATGGTGACGGCAACGTTTCGAGTTGTTCGATGATGCTCCTGAACATGGAAAACCAGGGAAATTATAAAGATAAGGATGTGTGGAATAACGATTTTTTTAAGGAAGCCAGAAGACGGTTTTTGTCCGATGACAGGGCGGCTCTCCCTGCGCCATGTTTATGGTGCCCCGATAATTTCGGAGTATATCCGTGGAAATAA